The proteins below come from a single Anser cygnoides isolate HZ-2024a breed goose unplaced genomic scaffold, Taihu_goose_T2T_genome scaffold_71_1, whole genome shotgun sequence genomic window:
- the LOC136789574 gene encoding uncharacterized protein isoform X19, which produces MASRTSCSNTFPAVPTPFQGRSALRSVIVRLRLQCFFLVLPEKAVVRLCEAEDSGGPKSPWNCSKKPVQMDLDALRSVIVRLRLQCFFLVLPEKAVVRLCEAEDSGGPKSPWNCSKKPVQMDLDALRSVIVRLRLQCFFLVLPEKAVVRLCEAEDSGGPKSPWNCSKKPVQMDLDALRSVIVRLRLQCFFLVLPEKAVVRLCEAEDSGGPKSPWNCSKKPVQMDLDALRSVIVRLRLQCFFLVLPEKAVVRLCEAEDSGGPLLGRVMVVGKKCAANLDLTNGFRMAVNAHPRALRAVVYIYVFWVAVSWAGLLAKVFAPQASLHAYGSPPSRFHMLPVNLAPVDV; this is translated from the exons atggcatccagaacaagctgttccaacacctttccagctgttccaacacctttccagggacggAG CGCCTTGCGTTCCGTGATAGTTCGCCTCAGGCTCCAGTGTTTTTTCCTAGTCCTTCCTGAGAAGGCAGTTGTCCGGTTATGTGAAGCAGAAGATTCTGGCGGACCC AAGAGCCCATGGAACTGCTCAAAGAAACCTGTGCAAATGGACCTTGA CGCCTTGCGTTCCGTGATAGTTCGCCTCAGGCTCCAGTGTTTTTTCCTAGTCCTTCCTGAGAAGGCAGTTGTCCGGTTATGTGAAGCAGAAGATTCTGGCGGACCC AAGAGCCCATGGAACTGCTCAAAGAAACCTGTGCAAATGGACCTTGA CGCCTTGCGTTCCGTGATAGTTCGCCTCAGGCTCCAGTGTTTTTTCCTAGTCCTTCCTGAGAAGGCAGTTGTCCGGTTATGTGAAGCAGAAGATTCTGGCGGACCC AAGAGCCCATGGAACTGCTCAAAGAAACCTGTGCAAATGGACCTTGA CGCCTTGCGTTCCGTGATAGTTCGCCTCAGGCTCCAGTGTTTTTTCCTAGTCCTTCCTGAGAAGGCAGTTGTCCGGTTATGTGAAGCAGAAGATTCTGGCGGACCC AAGAGCCCATGGAACTGCTCAAAGAAACCTGTGCAAATGGACCTTGA CGCCTTGCGTTCCGTGATAGTTCGCCTCAGGCTCCAGTGTTTTTTCCTAGTCCTTCCTGAGAAGGCAGTTGTCCGGTTATGTGAAGCAGAAGATTCTGGCGGACCC cttcttgGGCGTGTAATGGTTGTTGGCAAGAAGTGTGCTGCTAACCTGGACCTGACCAATGGATTCCGGATGGCTGTGAATGCCCACCCTCGGGCCCTTCGGGCTGTCGTGTACATCTACGTATTCTGGGTGGCGGTCAGTTGGGCCGGCCTCCTGGCTAAGGTTTTTGCACCGCAGGCGTCACTGCACGCGTACGGGTCGCCGCCGAGTAGGTTTCATATGTTGCCCGTCAATCTAGCCCCTGTTGacgtatga
- the LOC136789574 gene encoding uncharacterized protein isoform X15, with translation MADGIVRAQAAWPGGGAAAAAAFGEVACKGKEVPANVLREDERSWARSALRSVIVRLRLQCFFLVLPEKAVVRLCEAEDSGGPKSPWNCSKKPVQMDLDALRSVIVRLRLQCFFLVLPEKAVVRLCEAEDSGGPKSPWNCSKKPVQMDLDALRSVIVRLRLQCFFLVLPEKAVVRLCEAEDSGGPKSPWNCSKKPVQMDLDALRSVIVRLRLQCFFLVLPEKAVVRLCEAEDSGGPKSPWNCSKKPVQMDLDALRSVIVRLRLQCFFLVLPEKAVVRLCEAEDSGGPLLGRVMVVGKKCAANLDLTNGFRMAVNAHPRALRAVVYIYVFWVAVSWAGLLAKVFAPQASLHAYGSPPSRFHMLPVNLAPVDV, from the exons ATGGCCGACGGGATCGTTAGGGCGCAGGCCGCctggcccggcggcggcgctgccgctGCAGCCGCTTTCGGAGAGGTCGCCTGCAAGGGCAAGGAGGTCCCCGCCAACGTTCTCCGTGAGGATGAGCGGTCGTGGGCGAGGAG CGCCTTGCGTTCCGTGATAGTTCGCCTCAGGCTCCAGTGTTTTTTCCTAGTCCTTCCTGAGAAGGCAGTTGTCCGGTTATGTGAAGCAGAAGATTCTGGCGGACCC AAGAGCCCATGGAACTGCTCAAAGAAACCTGTGCAAATGGACCTTGA CGCCTTGCGTTCCGTGATAGTTCGCCTCAGGCTCCAGTGTTTTTTCCTAGTCCTTCCTGAGAAGGCAGTTGTCCGGTTATGTGAAGCAGAAGATTCTGGCGGACCC AAGAGCCCATGGAACTGCTCAAAGAAACCTGTGCAAATGGACCTTGA CGCCTTGCGTTCCGTGATAGTTCGCCTCAGGCTCCAGTGTTTTTTCCTAGTCCTTCCTGAGAAGGCAGTTGTCCGGTTATGTGAAGCAGAAGATTCTGGCGGACCC AAGAGCCCATGGAACTGCTCAAAGAAACCTGTGCAAATGGACCTTGA CGCCTTGCGTTCCGTGATAGTTCGCCTCAGGCTCCAGTGTTTTTTCCTAGTCCTTCCTGAGAAGGCAGTTGTCCGGTTATGTGAAGCAGAAGATTCTGGCGGACCC AAGAGCCCATGGAACTGCTCAAAGAAACCTGTGCAAATGGACCTTGA CGCCTTGCGTTCCGTGATAGTTCGCCTCAGGCTCCAGTGTTTTTTCCTAGTCCTTCCTGAGAAGGCAGTTGTCCGGTTATGTGAAGCAGAAGATTCTGGCGGACCC cttcttgGGCGTGTAATGGTTGTTGGCAAGAAGTGTGCTGCTAACCTGGACCTGACCAATGGATTCCGGATGGCTGTGAATGCCCACCCTCGGGCCCTTCGGGCTGTCGTGTACATCTACGTATTCTGGGTGGCGGTCAGTTGGGCCGGCCTCCTGGCTAAGGTTTTTGCACCGCAGGCGTCACTGCACGCGTACGGGTCGCCGCCGAGTAGGTTTCATATGTTGCCCGTCAATCTAGCCCCTGTTGacgtatga